One Paracoccaceae bacterium genomic region harbors:
- a CDS encoding BCD family MFS transporter, whose protein sequence is MLSWLSIARLGLVQMSLGAVVVLMTSTLNRLMVVELALPAVLPGLLVGLHYGVQLSRPVWGYRSDTSGRRTRWIVGGMAMLAAGGLAAACGVMVMAGAFWPGLALSVLAYALIGAGVGASGTSLLALLATATHPRRRAAAATITWLMMIFGIAVTATVAGRFLDPYTPLRLVEVVAVVCAGAVALTALAVAGIEARVSAAPSEGRPMPFRQGLAEVWAEPRARAFTIFVFLSMTAYFMQELILEPYAGLVFGLTPGETTQLSGAQNGGVFLGMLAVGIAATGLGIGSLRVWVVAGCLGSAAALVVIAGLGGGGGALIVPAVVMLGLFNGMFAVAAIGSMMALAGEGRGAREGTRMGLWGASQAIAAGIGGLTGAAAVDLLRHLLPDAAAFGAVFLAEAGLFLVAALMAVRVLVPAGGRAPHAAMVPGE, encoded by the coding sequence ATGCTGAGCTGGCTGTCCATTGCCCGGCTGGGGCTGGTGCAGATGAGCCTGGGGGCGGTGGTGGTGCTGATGACCTCCACCCTCAACCGGCTGATGGTGGTGGAACTGGCGCTGCCGGCGGTGCTGCCGGGGCTGCTGGTGGGGCTGCACTATGGCGTGCAGCTGTCGCGGCCGGTCTGGGGCTATCGCAGCGATACCTCGGGGCGGCGGACGCGGTGGATTGTCGGCGGCATGGCGATGCTGGCGGCCGGAGGGCTGGCGGCGGCCTGTGGCGTGATGGTGATGGCGGGCGCCTTCTGGCCCGGCCTTGCGCTGTCGGTGCTGGCCTATGCGCTGATCGGCGCAGGGGTCGGGGCATCGGGCACCTCGCTGCTGGCGCTGCTGGCGACGGCGACCCATCCGCGCCGCCGTGCGGCTGCGGCCACGATCACCTGGCTGATGATGATCTTCGGCATCGCGGTGACGGCCACGGTGGCGGGCCGGTTCCTGGACCCCTACACGCCACTGCGCCTGGTCGAGGTGGTGGCGGTGGTCTGCGCGGGCGCGGTGGCGCTGACCGCGCTGGCCGTCGCGGGGATCGAGGCGCGGGTGTCCGCCGCCCCGTCCGAGGGCCGCCCGATGCCGTTCCGCCAGGGTCTGGCCGAGGTCTGGGCCGAGCCGCGCGCGCGGGCCTTCACGATCTTCGTGTTCCTGTCGATGACCGCCTATTTCATGCAGGAGCTGATCCTGGAACCCTATGCGGGCCTCGTGTTCGGGCTGACCCCGGGCGAGACCACACAACTGTCGGGCGCGCAGAACGGCGGCGTGTTCCTGGGCATGCTGGCCGTGGGCATCGCGGCGACGGGGCTGGGCATCGGGTCGCTGCGGGTCTGGGTGGTGGCGGGGTGCCTGGGTTCGGCGGCGGCGCTGGTGGTGATTGCCGGGCTGGGCGGGGGCGGCGGCGCGCTGATCGTGCCCGCCGTGGTGATGCTGGGCCTGTTCAACGGGATGTTCGCGGTGGCCGCCATCGGGTCGATGATGGCGCTTGCGGGCGAGGGTCGCGGCGCGCGCGAGGGCACGCGGATGGGCCTTTGGGGTGCGTCGCAGGCGATCGCGGCGGGGATCGGCGGGCTGACGGGGGCCGCAGCGGTGGACCTGCTGCGCCACCTGCTGCCCGATGCGGCCGCCTTCGGGGCGGTGTTTCTGGCCGAGGCGGGGTTGTTCCTGGTCGCGGCGCTGATGGCTGTGCGGGTGCTGGTGCCCGCCGGGGGCCGCGCCCCGCATGCGGCGATGGTGCCGGGGGAGTGA
- the chlG gene encoding chlorophyll synthase ChlG has protein sequence MTVSLALQSPRRLPEPRALLTLLKPITWFPPMWAYLCGVVSSGGDIAANWGLVVLGIVLAGPIVCGMSQAANDWCDRHVDAVNEPQRPIPSGRIPGRWGLWVALAMSVLSLAVGWQLGPWGFGATVAGVLAAWAYSAEPVRLKRSGWWGPGLVGLCYEGLPWFTGAAVMAAGAPAFEVVTIAALYAFGAHGIMTLNDFKALEGDRQHGVRSLPVVLGPEVAARVACTVMGMAQAVVVPLLVIWGKPWHALAVFVLLLGQIAAMRVLFRDPKGRAPWYNGVGVVMYVAGMMVSAFALRGLA, from the coding sequence ATGACCGTATCGCTTGCCTTACAGTCGCCCCGTCGCCTGCCCGAACCCCGGGCCCTGCTGACGCTGCTGAAACCGATCACCTGGTTCCCGCCGATGTGGGCCTATCTGTGCGGCGTGGTGTCGTCGGGCGGCGACATCGCGGCGAACTGGGGGCTGGTGGTGCTGGGCATCGTGCTGGCCGGGCCCATCGTCTGCGGGATGAGCCAGGCGGCGAACGACTGGTGCGACCGGCATGTGGACGCGGTGAACGAACCGCAGCGCCCGATCCCCTCGGGGCGGATTCCGGGGCGCTGGGGACTGTGGGTGGCGCTGGCGATGTCGGTGCTGTCGCTGGCGGTGGGCTGGCAGCTGGGGCCCTGGGGGTTCGGCGCCACGGTGGCCGGGGTGCTGGCGGCCTGGGCCTATTCGGCCGAGCCGGTGCGGCTGAAGCGGTCCGGCTGGTGGGGTCCGGGGCTGGTGGGCCTGTGCTATGAGGGGCTGCCCTGGTTCACCGGGGCCGCGGTGATGGCGGCGGGGGCGCCTGCCTTCGAGGTCGTCACGATCGCCGCGCTTTACGCCTTTGGCGCGCATGGCATCATGACGCTGAACGATTTCAAGGCGCTGGAGGGGGACCGCCAGCATGGCGTGCGGTCGCTGCCGGTGGTGCTGGGCCCTGAGGTCGCGGCGCGGGTGGCCTGCACGGTGATGGGCATGGCGCAGGCGGTGGTGGTGCCGCTGCTGGTGATCTGGGGCAAGCCCTGGCATGCGCTGGCGGTGTTCGTGCTGCTGCTGGGCCAGATCGCCGCGATGCGCGTGCTGTTCCGCGATCCGAAGGGCCGCGCGCCCTGGTACAACGGCGTGGGCGTGGTGATGTATGTGGCGGGCATGATGGTATCTGCCTTCGCCCTGCGGGGGCTGGCGTGA
- the bchJ gene encoding bacteriochlorophyll 4-vinyl reductase: MAPHPWPAAAGARRWRKALTSLPVDLSAAAPVAGAAPVGLIGPNALLQLVPVLDRHAGRAFRDQVFAQAGVAPPPPDAGMWPEAEAAAVHRTLRALAPGQAAGLLRLAGQGVADYVRLHRIPAPVRTGLRLLPGAVGARLLAAAIDRHAWTFAGSGGFRIATRRPLVFEIARNPLIAGEVAPAPLCHWHVAVFERLFRSLVWPRARVEETCCAAMGAPCCRFAVYRS; the protein is encoded by the coding sequence ATGGCGCCGCACCCATGGCCTGCGGCGGCGGGCGCGCGCAGATGGCGGAAAGCCTTGACCAGCCTGCCGGTTGACCTGTCGGCGGCGGCGCCTGTCGCCGGGGCGGCGCCGGTCGGCCTGATCGGGCCGAACGCGCTGCTGCAACTGGTGCCGGTGCTGGACCGGCACGCGGGGCGGGCGTTCCGCGACCAGGTGTTCGCGCAGGCGGGCGTCGCGCCGCCGCCGCCCGATGCGGGCATGTGGCCCGAGGCGGAGGCCGCGGCGGTGCATCGCACGCTGCGGGCGCTGGCGCCCGGCCAGGCGGCGGGGCTGCTGCGGCTGGCGGGGCAGGGGGTAGCCGACTATGTGCGGCTGCACCGGATTCCGGCGCCGGTCCGGACGGGCCTGCGCCTGTTGCCCGGTGCGGTCGGGGCGCGCCTGCTGGCCGCCGCCATCGACCGCCACGCCTGGACCTTCGCCGGGTCCGGCGGGTTCCGCATCGCCACGCGGCGCCCGCTGGTGTTCGAGATCGCGCGGAACCCGCTGATCGCGGGCGAGGTGGCGCCCGCGCCGCTGTGCCACTGGCATGTGGCGGTGTTCGAGCGGCTGTTCCGCAGCCTGGTCTGGCCGCGCGCGCGGGTCGAGGAGACCTGCTGCGCCGCCATGGGGGCGCCCTGCTGCCGGTTCGCGGTCTACCGGTCCTGA
- the bchE gene encoding magnesium-protoporphyrin IX monomethyl ester anaerobic oxidative cyclase, giving the protein MRIVFVHPNYHSGGAEIAGNWPPAWVAYLTGHLRRAGFDDIHFVDAMTHHLSPGDLRARLAALAPDIVGVTAITPSIYAAEEVLRIAEEVCPKALRVLGGVHATFMYRQVLSEAPWVDVIVRGEGEEIMQALAIAVREGRWPADRRKLRGIAFREGAEIVATPAASTVKDLDAIDPDWSILDWEKYTYIPLNRRVAIPNMARGCPFTCSFCSQWKFWRDYRVRDPKKVVDEIERLVNDHGVGFFILADEEPTINKKKFVQFCEELIARGLPDRVQWGINTRVTDIWRDRDLLKFYRQAGLVHVSLGTEAAAQMKLDLFNKETTVAQNKEAIRLLREADIFTEAQFIVGLDNETPETLEETFQMAWDWQPDLANWSMYTPWPFTPLFQDIRDQVEVFDFSKYNFVTPIMKPAAMTRGELLDGVMKNYRRFYMRKALFHYPWRGTGYRRRYLLGCLKAFLKAGVGRTFYDLGKAGYWGPQTKGKVDFHFDETRTIAEAQMADWEASADRAARAAERREAVKAQMQERAAERAAFRMPGDGAAPMACGGGRAQMAESLDQPAG; this is encoded by the coding sequence ATGCGGATCGTCTTTGTCCATCCGAACTACCATTCCGGGGGCGCCGAGATCGCGGGCAACTGGCCGCCCGCCTGGGTCGCCTATCTGACCGGACACCTGCGCCGGGCGGGATTCGATGACATCCATTTCGTCGACGCGATGACGCATCACCTTTCCCCCGGCGACCTGCGGGCGCGTCTGGCCGCGCTTGCGCCCGACATCGTGGGCGTCACGGCCATCACCCCGTCGATCTATGCCGCCGAGGAGGTGTTGCGCATCGCCGAGGAGGTCTGCCCGAAGGCGCTGCGCGTGCTGGGGGGCGTGCATGCGACCTTCATGTACCGGCAGGTCCTGTCCGAGGCGCCCTGGGTCGATGTCATCGTGCGCGGCGAGGGCGAGGAGATCATGCAGGCGCTGGCGATCGCGGTGCGCGAGGGGCGCTGGCCCGCCGACCGGCGCAAGCTGCGCGGCATCGCCTTTCGCGAGGGCGCCGAGATCGTGGCCACCCCGGCGGCCAGCACGGTCAAGGACCTTGACGCCATCGACCCCGACTGGTCGATCCTCGACTGGGAGAAATACACCTACATTCCGCTGAACCGCCGTGTCGCGATCCCGAACATGGCGCGGGGCTGCCCGTTCACCTGTTCGTTCTGTTCGCAGTGGAAGTTCTGGCGCGACTACCGGGTGCGCGACCCGAAGAAGGTGGTCGACGAGATCGAGCGTCTGGTGAACGACCATGGCGTCGGGTTCTTCATCCTGGCGGACGAGGAACCGACGATCAACAAGAAGAAGTTCGTGCAGTTCTGCGAGGAACTGATCGCGCGCGGCCTGCCCGATCGGGTGCAATGGGGCATCAACACCCGCGTCACCGACATCTGGCGCGACCGCGACCTGCTGAAGTTCTACCGGCAGGCCGGGCTTGTGCATGTCTCGCTGGGCACCGAGGCGGCGGCGCAGATGAAGCTGGACCTGTTCAACAAGGAAACCACGGTCGCGCAGAACAAGGAGGCGATCCGCCTGCTGCGCGAGGCCGACATCTTCACCGAGGCGCAGTTCATCGTGGGGCTGGACAACGAGACGCCCGAGACGCTGGAGGAAACCTTCCAGATGGCCTGGGACTGGCAGCCCGACCTTGCCAACTGGTCGATGTACACGCCCTGGCCCTTCACGCCGCTGTTCCAGGACATCCGCGACCAGGTCGAGGTGTTCGACTTCTCGAAATACAACTTCGTCACGCCGATCATGAAGCCGGCCGCGATGACGCGGGGGGAACTGCTGGACGGGGTGATGAAGAACTACCGCCGGTTCTACATGCGCAAGGCGCTGTTCCACTATCCCTGGCGCGGCACCGGGTACCGCCGCCGCTATCTGCTGGGATGCCTGAAGGCCTTTCTGAAGGCGGGTGTGGGGCGCACGTTCTATGACCTTGGCAAGGCGGGCTACTGGGGACCGCAGACCAAGGGCAAGGTCGATTTCCACTTCGACGAGACGCGCACCATCGCCGAGGCGCAGATGGCCGACTGGGAGGCCAGCGCCGACCGTGCCGCACGGGCGGCCGAGCGGCGCGAGGCGGTGAAGGCGCAGATGCAGGAACGGGCGGCCGAACGCGCGGCGTTCCGGATGCCCGGGGATGGCGCCGCACCCATGGCCTGCGGCGGCGGGCGCGCGCAGATGGCGGAAAGCCTTGACCAGCCTGCCGGTTGA
- the ppsR gene encoding transcriptional regulator PpsR, translated as MLSGGSIPMLAPDLLAEVISTASDIALHVTRDGAVISVLVNEHHRSFGQLETWVGRQVRELLTPESVQKLDRRLTQLHEAPEGTSLAVEITHEDAVNAGFPVRYALHRLPGDESVLMLGRDMRAIAEIQQKLVSVQLALEKDYEAQREIDTRYRVLMEMTRDAILLVSMATGRIADLNQVAANLLGGTRNELLGAAVAQEFVGRRRGELLETMASLATADAATPIEMQARRSQKRVMMVPLVFRAAGERLLLCRLDVVEQVRPAADELGDALGRLYAEGVDGIVFADRDGLIRGANESFLNMTDSSGLAAVRGRSLADFLLRGAVDLKVLIENAKRTGRMRMYATRLVTMFQAQVAVEISATWLNDRPQPVLALVVRDASRAEAMRRSGLGGTEDGSSSVVELVGSAKLKDIVAETADVVERMCIETAVELTRNNRVAAAEMLGLSRQSLYVKLRKYGLLSKGEE; from the coding sequence ATGTTGAGCGGCGGGTCGATACCCATGCTCGCGCCCGATCTTCTGGCGGAGGTCATATCGACCGCGTCGGATATCGCACTCCATGTGACCCGCGACGGCGCGGTCATCTCGGTTCTCGTGAATGAACATCACCGGTCCTTCGGGCAGCTTGAAACCTGGGTCGGCCGCCAGGTTCGGGAGCTTCTGACGCCCGAGAGCGTGCAGAAGCTCGACCGCCGCCTGACCCAGCTGCACGAGGCGCCGGAAGGCACCTCGCTGGCCGTCGAGATCACGCATGAGGATGCGGTCAACGCAGGCTTTCCGGTGCGCTATGCGCTGCACCGCCTGCCGGGGGATGAATCGGTGCTGATGCTGGGCCGCGACATGCGGGCCATCGCCGAGATCCAGCAGAAGCTGGTGTCGGTGCAGCTGGCGCTGGAAAAGGACTATGAGGCGCAGCGCGAGATCGACACGCGCTATCGTGTGCTGATGGAGATGACGCGCGACGCCATTCTGCTGGTGTCGATGGCGACGGGCCGGATTGCCGACCTGAACCAGGTGGCCGCGAACCTCCTGGGCGGCACCCGCAACGAGCTTCTGGGGGCGGCGGTCGCGCAGGAGTTCGTGGGGCGTCGGCGCGGCGAGCTGCTGGAAACCATGGCGAGCCTTGCGACGGCGGATGCGGCCACCCCGATCGAGATGCAGGCCCGGCGCAGCCAGAAGCGGGTGATGATGGTTCCGCTGGTGTTCCGTGCCGCGGGCGAGCGGCTGCTGCTGTGCCGGCTGGATGTCGTGGAACAGGTGCGCCCGGCGGCGGACGAGCTGGGCGACGCGCTGGGGCGGCTCTATGCCGAGGGGGTGGACGGCATCGTGTTCGCCGACCGCGACGGGCTGATCCGCGGCGCGAACGAATCCTTCCTGAACATGACCGACAGTTCAGGGCTGGCCGCCGTGCGGGGGCGTTCGCTGGCCGATTTCCTGCTGCGCGGGGCGGTCGACCTGAAGGTGCTGATCGAGAACGCCAAGCGCACCGGACGGATGCGGATGTATGCGACGCGGCTGGTGACGATGTTCCAGGCGCAGGTGGCGGTGGAGATTTCGGCGACCTGGCTGAACGACCGGCCGCAGCCGGTGCTGGCCCTTGTGGTGCGCGATGCCAGCCGGGCCGAGGCGATGCGGCGCAGCGGGCTGGGCGGAACCGAGGACGGGTCGAGTTCGGTGGTCGAGCTGGTCGGATCGGCCAAGCTGAAGGACATCGTGGCCGAGACGGCCGACGTGGTCGAACGGATGTGCATCGAGACGGCGGTGGAACTGACGCGGAACAACCGCGTCGCGGCGGCCGAGATGCTGGGCCTGTCGCGCCAGTCGCTGTATGTGAAGCTGCGCAAGTACGGGTTGCTGAGCAAGGGCGAGGAATAG
- the bchF gene encoding 2-vinyl bacteriochlorophyllide hydratase — translation MPRTARQRAPLYTPEERARRDATVWTLVQGILAPLQFLAFAVSVVLVFRYLWTGEGYGAATVSILVKTGFLYVIMVTGAIWEKVVFGRYLFAPAFFWEDVFSFAVIALHSAYLVVLWRGDAGPAAEMAIALAAYFAYAINAFQFLWKLRMARLDAAAMAPGGVPA, via the coding sequence ATGCCCCGCACAGCCCGACAGCGCGCCCCGCTCTACACGCCCGAAGAACGTGCACGTCGTGACGCCACGGTCTGGACGCTGGTGCAGGGGATTCTGGCGCCGCTGCAGTTCCTGGCCTTCGCGGTCAGCGTGGTGCTAGTGTTCCGCTATCTCTGGACCGGCGAAGGTTACGGCGCGGCGACCGTCTCGATTCTCGTCAAGACCGGGTTCCTCTATGTCATCATGGTCACCGGCGCGATCTGGGAAAAGGTCGTGTTCGGGCGCTACCTGTTCGCGCCCGCCTTCTTCTGGGAAGATGTCTTCAGCTTTGCCGTGATCGCCCTGCACAGCGCCTATCTGGTGGTGCTGTGGCGCGGCGACGCCGGACCCGCCGCCGAGATGGCCATCGCCCTGGCCGCCTATTTTGCCTATGCAATCAATGCCTTCCAGTTCCTCTGGAAACTGCGCATGGCGCGTCTCGACGCGGCCGCCATGGCCCCCGGCGGGGTGCCCGCATGA
- a CDS encoding ferredoxin:protochlorophyllide reductase (ATP-dependent) subunit N produces MTAGCTDTPVLRERGQREVFCGLTGIIWLHRKMQDAFFLVVGSRTCAHLLQSAAGVMIFAEPRFGTAILEEKDLAGLADANAELDREVARLLARRPDIRQLFLVGSCPSEVIKLDLARAAERINAAHVGRVRCYNYSGSGIETTFTQGEDACLAALVPALPANQARSLIVVGALPDVVEDQMLGLLSAMGIGPVSVLPAHRAADAPGVGPNTVFALTQPFLGDTHAALVRRGARPIPAPFPFGEAGTTAWLAAVAAEFGVDPALFEAVTAAPRARARKAIAAAAETLRDRSVFFFPDSQLEIPLARFLTVECGMRAVEVGTPFLHQTIHGPDLALLPAGPVISEGQDVDRQLDRARAARPDLTVCGLGLANPLESEGLTTKWAIELVFSPVHFYEQAGDLAALFARPLRRRAALRQHPNRLEAAE; encoded by the coding sequence ATGACCGCCGGATGCACCGACACCCCCGTCCTGCGCGAGCGCGGCCAGCGCGAGGTGTTCTGCGGCCTGACCGGCATCATCTGGCTACACCGCAAGATGCAGGATGCGTTCTTCCTGGTCGTCGGCAGCCGCACCTGCGCGCATCTGCTGCAATCGGCGGCGGGCGTGATGATCTTTGCCGAACCGCGCTTCGGCACCGCGATTCTCGAGGAAAAGGATCTGGCGGGGCTGGCCGATGCCAACGCCGAACTTGACCGCGAAGTGGCCCGCCTGCTGGCCCGCCGCCCCGACATCCGGCAACTGTTCCTCGTGGGGTCCTGCCCGTCCGAGGTCATCAAGCTCGATCTCGCCCGCGCGGCCGAGCGAATCAATGCGGCCCACGTTGGCCGGGTGCGGTGCTACAACTACTCCGGGTCCGGCATCGAGACGACATTCACGCAGGGCGAGGACGCCTGCCTGGCCGCGCTCGTTCCGGCACTTCCGGCGAATCAGGCGCGCAGCCTGATCGTCGTGGGTGCCCTGCCCGATGTGGTCGAGGACCAGATGCTGGGCCTGCTGTCGGCCATGGGCATCGGCCCGGTCAGCGTGCTGCCCGCGCATCGTGCGGCCGACGCGCCGGGCGTGGGGCCAAACACGGTTTTCGCGCTGACCCAGCCCTTCCTGGGCGACACGCATGCCGCCCTCGTGCGGCGCGGCGCGCGGCCGATCCCGGCCCCCTTCCCCTTCGGCGAGGCCGGGACGACCGCCTGGCTGGCCGCCGTCGCGGCCGAATTCGGCGTGGACCCCGCCCTGTTCGAGGCGGTCACCGCCGCGCCGCGTGCCCGCGCCCGAAAGGCCATCGCCGCCGCCGCCGAGACGCTGCGCGACAGGTCGGTCTTCTTCTTTCCCGACAGCCAGCTTGAAATCCCCCTCGCCCGGTTCCTGACCGTCGAGTGCGGGATGCGCGCGGTCGAGGTGGGCACGCCCTTCCTGCACCAGACGATCCATGGCCCCGACCTGGCGCTCCTCCCCGCCGGTCCGGTCATCTCGGAGGGCCAGGACGTGGATCGCCAGCTTGACCGCGCGCGCGCGGCACGCCCGGATCTGACGGTCTGCGGCCTCGGCCTTGCCAACCCGCTGGAATCCGAGGGCTTGACGACGAAATGGGCCATCGAACTGGTGTTCAGTCCGGTGCATTTCTACGAACAGGCGGGCGATCTTGCCGCCCTGTTCGCCCGGCCGCTCCGCCGCCGCGCGGCGCTGCGCCAGCACCCGAACCGGCTGGAGGCGGCGGAATGA
- a CDS encoding ferredoxin:protochlorophyllide reductase (ATP-dependent) subunit B, which translates to MKLTLWTYEGPTHVGAMRVATGMTGLHYVLHAPQGDTYADLLFTMIERRGQRPPVTYTTFQARDLGADTAGLFMQAAREAEARFKPQAMIVGASCTAELIQDDPGGLAETMGLSVPVIALDLPSYSRKENFGADETFYQIVKALARPMPRTEAVTCNLLGATGLGFRHRDDVAEVTKMLADMGISVNVCAPMGASPADVARMGAAHFNVLLYPETGETAARHCERAFGQPWTQVVPIGVGATRDFLAEVSAITGLPVRADESRLRQPWWSASVDSTYLTGKRVFVFGDATHVMAAARIARDEIGFEVVGIGAYNREFARPLRSFAKGFGIEALITDDYLEVEEAIAALAPELILGTQMERHIAKRLGIPCAVISAPVHVQDFPARYSPQMGFEGANVIFDTWVHPLVMGLEEHLLTMFREDFEFHDAAGASHHGGKAVARPEDASPSPVTAPTAAAAAAAPVPAATGADVMVWLAEAERELRKIPFFVRGKARRNTEKFAADKGLSEISVDTLYEAKAHYAR; encoded by the coding sequence ATGAAACTGACGCTCTGGACCTACGAGGGGCCAACCCATGTCGGCGCGATGCGCGTCGCCACCGGCATGACGGGCCTGCACTATGTGCTGCACGCGCCGCAGGGCGATACCTATGCCGACCTGCTGTTCACGATGATCGAACGGCGCGGCCAGCGCCCGCCGGTCACCTACACCACCTTCCAGGCGCGCGACCTGGGGGCCGACACGGCGGGCCTGTTCATGCAGGCCGCGCGCGAGGCCGAGGCGCGGTTCAAGCCGCAGGCGATGATCGTCGGCGCCTCCTGCACCGCCGAACTGATCCAGGACGATCCGGGCGGTCTGGCCGAGACCATGGGCCTGTCGGTGCCGGTGATCGCGCTCGACCTGCCGTCCTACAGCCGGAAAGAGAATTTCGGCGCCGACGAAACCTTCTACCAGATCGTCAAGGCACTGGCCCGCCCGATGCCCCGGACCGAGGCGGTCACCTGCAACCTGCTGGGGGCCACCGGCCTGGGTTTCCGCCACCGCGACGATGTGGCCGAGGTCACGAAGATGCTGGCCGACATGGGAATTTCCGTCAACGTCTGCGCCCCGATGGGTGCCAGCCCGGCCGATGTCGCGCGCATGGGCGCGGCGCATTTCAACGTGCTGCTCTATCCCGAAACCGGCGAGACGGCGGCACGCCACTGCGAACGCGCCTTCGGGCAGCCCTGGACCCAGGTCGTGCCCATCGGTGTCGGCGCCACGCGGGATTTCCTGGCCGAGGTGTCCGCGATCACCGGCCTGCCCGTCCGCGCCGACGAAAGCCGCCTGCGCCAGCCCTGGTGGTCCGCCTCGGTCGATTCGACCTATCTGACGGGCAAGCGCGTCTTTGTTTTCGGCGACGCCACGCATGTCATGGCCGCCGCCCGCATCGCCCGCGACGAGATCGGGTTCGAGGTGGTGGGCATCGGCGCCTACAACCGCGAATTCGCCCGCCCCCTGCGCAGCTTCGCCAAGGGGTTCGGGATCGAGGCGCTGATCACCGACGACTATCTGGAGGTCGAGGAGGCGATCGCCGCGCTCGCCCCCGAACTGATCCTCGGCACCCAGATGGAACGCCACATCGCCAAGCGTCTGGGCATTCCCTGCGCCGTGATCAGCGCGCCCGTGCATGTGCAGGATTTTCCCGCCCGCTACAGCCCGCAGATGGGCTTCGAGGGTGCGAATGTCATCTTCGACACCTGGGTGCATCCGCTTGTCATGGGGCTTGAGGAACATCTGCTGACGATGTTCCGCGAGGATTTCGAGTTTCACGACGCGGCGGGCGCCTCGCACCACGGCGGCAAGGCCGTCGCCCGGCCCGAGGATGCGTCCCCCTCCCCCGTCACCGCCCCCACGGCGGCGGCTGCCGCCGCCGCGCCCGTCCCTGCCGCCACCGGTGCGGATGTGATGGTCTGGCTGGCCGAGGCCGAGCGCGAATTGCGCAAGATCCCCTTCTTCGTGCGCGGCAAGGCGCGCCGCAACACCGAGAAATTCGCCGCGGACAAGGGCCTGAGCGAAATCAGCGTCGACACCCTCTACGAGGCAAAGGCCCATTATGCGCGCTGA